GGTTTTACCTCGTTTGGCTAAAGTGCGCCGCGCAGAAAACTGCGAGCGTTGCGGTGCGCGATTGGCTTTTGGGCGCTCTGCCGCCCCGCTAGAGTTTGGGGCGGCTAGCCATAGTTTTATCCGAGCCGTCGGAGGAGTTCTAACGACGGTTCGCCCGTCATCGACAGGCCAACGCTGCGTTGATAATCCCGAATGGCGTCGCGGGATTTGGGACCAATGACGCCATCACTTCCGCCCGTGTCAAACCCCCGTGCGGTCAAGCGTTCCTGTAGTTTGCGGCGATCATCAATCGTCATCCCGTTGCTGTCAGGCGGGAAGCTTGTCACCAACGGGCCTGCGCCTGCAATCCGATCCGACAAATACCCAACGCCGATGCCATAATTC
This Falsihalocynthiibacter arcticus DNA region includes the following protein-coding sequences:
- a CDS encoding peptidoglycan-binding domain-containing protein, producing the protein MTIDDRRKLQERLTARGFDTGGSDGVIGPKSRDAIRDYQRSVGLSMTGEPSLELLRRLG